A part of Oryctolagus cuniculus chromosome 4, mOryCun1.1, whole genome shotgun sequence genomic DNA contains:
- the LOC100009451 gene encoding interferon-induced GTP-binding protein Mx2 isoform X2, with product MSRAHRNRLQKQKSFSSRFCLKEEMSFSLQKSPPCVVGPKEWPAPPEWLAGRADPTSLPKDFNFLSLVEQQASKAKGPENNLYAQYEERVRPCIDLIDSLRALGVEQDLALPAIAVIGDQSSGKSSVLEALSGVPLPRGNGIITRCPLELKMKKQPWASRWRATVSYRDVRLQLDSPSQVEKEIRKAQKALTGSDTSISQELITLEVTSCEVPDLTLIDLPGIARLAIGGQPRDIGEQIKALIRKYIQRQETINLVVVPSNVDIATTEALSMAREVDPDGDRTIGVLTKPDLVDRGTEKGVLQVAQNLTYHLKKGYMMVRCRAQQEVLNNLSCAEAAKREMQFFEVHPHFRVLLDNGMATVPRLAERLTEELSEHISKSLPLLETQIREKHLQATEELRSCGADVPSQEADMMFFLIEKIKLFNQDIEKLVEAEEAVKEKETRMYNRVRQQFQRWAGVLTASNLRVKNNIQDEISKYENQYRGKELLGFVSYKTFETIVQQHLQQLVDPALQVLLSAVEIVQQAFCDTAAKHFSDFSNLHQIVRNNIEGIRTRQVEKAQEVIQLQFKMEKLVYCQDQIYSTVLKGVRQEALQPPGNTPLAFPLASRSAKDTAQVSTVSEIGAHVEAYCLETSKRLSNQIPFIIQFFILRENGDCLQKAMLRTLQEKERYSWLLQEHKETATKRKALKERLFRLAQARRTLWQFSKGGVH from the exons ATGTCCAGAGCACACAGGAACCGGCTGCAGAAGCAAAAGTCGTTTTCCTCCCGTTTCTGCCTCAAAGAAGAAATGAGCTTCTCACTGCAAAAGTCCCCGCCGTGTGTCGTGGGGCCGAAGGAATGGCCGGCACCCCCCGAATGGCTGGCGGGAAGGGCGGACCCCACTTCGCTCCCCAAGGACTTCAACTTTCTGAGCCTGGTCGAGCAGCAGGCCTCGAAGGCCAAG GGGCCTGAGAACAACCTGTACGCCCAGTACGAGGAGAGGGTGCGCCCGTGCATCGACCTCATCGACTCCCTGCGGGCCCTGGGCGTGGAGCAGGACCTGGCGCTGCCCGCCATCGCCGTCATCGGGGACCAGAGCTCGGGCAAGAGCTCCGTGCTGGAGGCCCTCTCTGGAGTCCCCCTCCCCAGAGGCAACG GGATCATCACGAGGTGCCCGCTGGAGCTGAAGATGAAGAAGCAGCCGTGGGCGTCCAGGTGGAGGGCAACCGTCAGCTACCGGGACGTGCGGCTGCAGCTGGACAGCCCCTCCCAGGTGGAGAAGGAGATCCGGAAAG CCCAGAAAGCCCTGACGGGAAGTGACACGAGCATCAGTCAGGAGCTCATCACCCTGGAGGTCACCTCCTGCGAGGTTCCCGACCTCACGCTCATTGACCTGCCTGGCATTGCCAGGCTGGCTATAGGCGGGCAGCCCCGGGACATCGGAGAGCAG ATCAAGGCGCTCATCAGGAAATACATCCAGAGGCAGGAGACCATCAACCTGGTCGTGGTCCCCAGCAACGTGGACATCGCCACCACCGAGGCGCTGAGCATGGCCCGGGAGGTGGACCCCGACGGGGACAGGACCATCG GGGTGCTGACCAAGCCCGACCTGGTGGACAGGGGCACCGAGAAGGGCGTGCTGCAGGTGGCGCAGAACCTCACCTACCACCTCAAGAAGGGCTACATGATGGTGAGGTGCCGGGCCCAGCAGGAGGTCCTCAACAACCTGAGCTGCGCCGAGGCGGCCAAGAGAGAGATGCAGTTCTTTGAGGTGCACCCGCACTTCAG AGTTCTCCTGGACAATGGGATGGCCACGGTGCCCCGGCTGGCGGAAAGGCTAACGGAGGAGCTCAGCGAACACATCAGT AAATCACTCCCACTGTTGGAGACTCAGATACGAGAGAAGCACCTGCAGGCGACCGAGGAGCTGCGGAGCTGTGGGGCCGACGTCCCCAGCCAGGAGGCCGACATGATGTTCTTTCTGATTGAG AAAATCAAGCTGTTTAACCAGGACATCGAGAAGCTGGTGGAGGCGGAGGAAGCCGTGAAGGAGAAGGAGACGCGCATGTACAACAGGGTGCGCCAGCAGTTCCAGCGCTGGGCCGGCGTCCTCACTGCCAGCAACCTGAGAG TGAAAAATAACATTCAGGACGAAATCTCAAAGTACGAGAATCAGTATCGCGGCAAGGAGCTTCTGGGCTTCGTCAGCTACAAGACGTTCGAGACCATCGTCCAGCAGCACCTGCAGCAGCTGGTGGACCCCGCGCTCCAAGTGCTGCTCAGCGCCGTGG AGATCGTCCAGCAAGCTTTCTGCGACACGGCCGCGAAGCACTTCAGCGATTTTTCCAACCTCCATCAGATCGTCCGG AACAACATCGAAGGCATCAGAACGAGGCAGGTGGAGAAGGCGCAGGAGGTGATCCAGCTGCAGTTCAAGATGGAGAAGCTGGTCTACTGCCAGGACCAGATCTACAGCACAGTGCTCAAGGGTGTCCGCCAGGAGGCGCTGCAGCCCCCGGGGAACACGCCCCTGGCCTTCCCCCTGGCCTCCCGCTCTGCCAAAGACACAGCCCAAGTCTCCACCGTCAGCGAAATCGGAGCCCACGTGGAGGCGTACTGCTTG GAAACCAGCAAACGGCTGTCCAACCAGATCCCGTTCATAATTCAGTTTTTCATACTTCGAGAAAACGGCGACTGCCTGCAGAAAGCCATGCTGAGGACCCTCCAGGAGAAAGAGAGgtactcctggctgctgcaggagcaCAAGGAGACCGCCACCAAGCGCAAGGCCCTGAAGGAGCGGCTCTTCCGGCTGGCCCAGGCGCGGCGCACGCTCTGGCAGTTCTCC